CCAGTTGCTGCTGGCCATCACCGCAGCCAGGGTATCCCTGGTTGCGGCAAACTCAATTTCCAGGGCTTCTGCAAGCAGGCCATACTCCCCGAGGCTATTCAGATGCGCCTTTTCTTCCTGGCCCAACACCTGTTTCGCAGAAACCCTGGCCTGGATGTTTCGCAAGAAACGGATGCCCCCCAGGACTTCCTCCAGGCCCTCTGCCCCGTCGGGGTGCTCCACGCTGACAAGCCTCCCCTCGACGATGCCCCTTGGCCCCTTGAACGAAAAGGGCTCTTCGGGGAGGGTGGTCAGCAGCACGCTGGCAAGGGGGGACTCCAGGCTCATCACGCGCTGATCCAGATCCAGCTCATGCCCCAGTTGCCAGGTCGATTTCGAACCGGCAATCTCTATCAGAAACCTCGTACCAACCGGCCAGGATGCTCTCATAAAACCTCCGCGATTTCAGGGCTGGCAGCAACTCAAGCAGAAACCCGCCTGGCCTTGACGCTGGCCCTCTGGCGCAGGCGGCCAATCAGCGCTGTCATCAGGGGCTGAAAGGTGCCCCGCATCCAGTTGGTTTTCTGGTCTCCCGGATATGCAGCCACAAGCTCCAGCACCGCTTCCAGCACCTCGGGCCCCAGGGCAAAGACCACCCGCAGCTCATCGGCTTCCAGCAGGGACGGAATACCTAGAATACTTAAGGCCTTGAGGTCCAGCCCCCACCTGACCGTGCCCACACCCTTGGCGGTGTAGTCGTGGCTGACAGGTGCCAGCTGATTGAGCCAGTGGGCGGCACTGGCAGCCTCCCGGCTGGAGAGGGTTTTCCACAGCTTGCGCCCCTGGTAGAAGCGCCAGCGTTCAGGGCCGTCCGCCCTGACATGCAGACCCGTCCAGGCCTCGAGGGTATCCCGCACCGGGAACAGGTCGGGCTGCCCCAGGGTGCAGAGCATGGCGTGGCTGACCCGCTCGGGCTCCCGCTCCTCCTCGGGCAGCACCGCCAGGGCGTAGGCTTGCAGGAGCCGCAACACGTGGAATTCCAGGGGATCCTGCACCCGCTCCTCCTGCGGCAGGATTTGCCGGAGCACCTGGTAGGCCAGCCGCCGCTCCGGGCGCAGCTCGCGCAGGCCATACCGGGCCATGAAGGCGCCCACCGCCTGGGCCGGGAGGCGCTCCACATCCTGAATCGGGGTCTCCAGCAGGCCCAGATCCAGGGCCATCCAGACCGAGGGGTGGATCTCGGTTGCAAAACCAGTCGCGCGAATTTCGGAGTTGCTGGCAGCGGCTTCCTCCAGGCCCTTCCGTACCGCCGCCGCTCCAAAGCGCATGACCAGCTCATTAAGGGCCTGCCAGTCCAGCTCAAAGGAAGAAAGGAGCAGGTAGAATTCCGCATCGAACTTCGCCTTGCCCCCGTACCGGCGGTGATCCTTCTCCGAAAAGTTATCGTCTTCGCAGCGCTTGAGGCGCTCCGCCAGCCAGGTAATGTCCTCGGGGGTGCGGGCCAGATCCCGCAACCAATGGCTGCCAGTCATGCTGGCGGGCAGGGTGGATACAATCCCACGCCGCACGGGGAGAAGCGGAAGCGGCCCCGGCTCCTCCGCAAATAGATCGGCCATCAGCAGCTCTCGATGGGTGACGAAATTCTCTGGCCGCTCCAGGACAGCCAGCAGCCACGGGAACCGGGGCCAGGCCTGGGCCAGCAGATCATCCAGGGTGCCCAGCAAACGTTCAAACAGGGTGTTCTGGAAGGCGCGGAGCAAGGCTCCGTGGGCCTCGGGATGGACGTAGAGGCTGATCGGCTGGGAGCGGGGCGGCTCGGCCAGAATCTCCAGCCGGTCTTTGTGCCAGAGGAGATAATACTGGCGCTCTACCGGCTCCGTTTTCTTCGGTTCCTCCGAACGGGCTGCCTCGACAAAGGCCTCCAGCGGGTCGCCGTTTCCGATGTAAAACAGACCAGCCTCCTGGGCGCTGCGCTGGAGAGTACCGCGTGGGCGATTCCATAGCGGGGACTCCCGCTTGAGGACAAACAGGGCCAGGAGGTGGGAGGCTGCCGGGTTGGTCGGGTGCCAGGGCCAGTAGCGGGCCTGGGCCTCCCAGGCATGGCGGTACTTGTCCATATCCGGGGCCGCGCTCTCGAGCAGCCCCAACCAGCGCCCCAGGGCGCTCTGGGCTTCGGCTCTGTTGGAAAGCTGATGCCCGCCTTCAATCAGGGCAGCATGGGCCTGCTCCGCCACCCAGGCAAAAAAGCCGGTCAGGCTGCCCCGCCCATCCAGGGCGCGCTCGAGGTGACGGTTCACCCGGTTGGCGTAAAGCTCGTTCAGGTAGAGGCTGGTGGTTTTCTTCACTGGCTGCCTCCTTCGTAGGGATAGCAGGTCACGATGGCCCGCGCTGCCGGATCCATGACCATCACGAGCGAATCATCCCGCAGCAGGAGGGCCTCCCCTCGAGCGTAGCCCCGGGCCACCGGGGGCAGGGGCCGAGCCTTGCGGGCCCGACGGTTCAGGGTCTCGCGGGCCTTGAACGGGTCGCGGCAGCGAAAACGTTCCATATAGCGCTGGACGGCGTGTTCGGAAACTCCGTAGGGTGACTTGGTCCGAGGCATGAGTACATTATTACTAGACTATAGTAAAAAATCAAGTAGCTATTACTACTTACTAAAAACACAACAGTTTCCCCAAATGCGTCGGGTTACAAGAGGACTGCCTACCTCTACACCAAGGAAGTATCAGGAATGCACCGGTAATAGCGCCAGAGCGGCGCTTCGTTTACAACCTCGAGCTCTCCAGTGGCTGGAACCCCATGGTGGGAAAGCGGGTTTCTCTCAACCCCATCACCGTAGCAGTAAGGCTCCCCGCACCGTCCCAGCCGGGATGCCCCTGACCTACATCACCCTTCCGCAGGAGGCGACGCATTTTGTGCCCATCTGACCGGAGCAGTTACCTCACATCACATTCGGAAACGCCCTGAGCGCCGCCTCGAGCTCCTCATTCCCCACCCGCGCATAGATCTGGGTGGTCTGGATGCTCGAGTGATCCAGCGCCTCGCGGATCACGTCCAGGGCCACCCCCTTCTTGCGCAGCCAGGTGGCGAAGCTATGCCGCAGCTTGTGCGGGCTGAAGCCTTTGGGGTCGAGACTGGCCCGCCGAGCCACCCGCTTGAACATGAGCTGCACCGCTCGAGGGGTCATCACCTGCCCTGCCGCCCGGCCCTGGAGGTGTACCCAGATGTGCCGGCTCGGGGCGGGGTAGCCCTTGCGGTGTTTGAGCCACTGGGCCAGGGCCTGGGCCGCCCCCTCGGTAAGCACCTTTTCGCGCTCCTTGTTGCCCTTGCCCACGTAGCGCACCGCGTAGGGGAAGCCGTCGCGGTAACGCACGTCGTCCAGGGTGAGGCCCAGGCAGGCCGAGAGGCGCAGCCCGGAGGAGACCAGGAAACGGGCCAGGCAGTAGTCGCGCAGCCCCAGGGTGGGGCTGGGGTTTTGCAGGGCAGCCTCGAGGAAGGCCTGCACCTCGTGCACCTCGCGGTAGCGGGGCAGGCGTTCGGGCAGTTTGGGGCGGGTGAGGGCGTCGACCGGGTTGCCGGCCAGGCCGGGGAGTTTCTCCACCGTGAGCAGATACCAGAAGAACTTGTCCAGCGCCGAGAGCACCCGGGCCTGCCGGTGGGGCCGGAAGCGGCGGGCCACCAGAAAGCCCCGCAAATGGCTGGGGGCCACCTCGGGCCAGGCGGTGAGCGGGTGGGCCGCATCGAGCCAGCTACGGAAGAGGCGCACGTCCGTGCTGTACTCCCGCACGGTGCGGGGGGAGAGCTGGGCCTCGACCTCGAGGTAGTGGGCGAAGGCGGTGAGGGAGTCGGGTTGCATTGACCTCCTATGGGTGCGTCCCCCGGGGGGCGTGAGGGTGGGGGAGAGGGCAGCAGTTCGCAAAATAACTATTTGGCGAATATGTTTTCCAGCCAGCCAGATCGGGCAGAAAAGCCGTCCAGAAAGGGGCTTTTGCTGGGGTACGGGCAGAGGGGAGGGGTGGCGGGGTGCTGGGTTTTATTCGCCAAACGTAAGACATGTTCGCCGAATGTTATCACGGAAGGGCGTAATAAAGCAATGCAGTATTGCAGTAGCTAAGTAAAGTAGTGTTAACTGGTATCAGCATGGAGCAGCCCCTATTTACCATCAAGGAAGTGTGCGAGCTATTGCGGGTTTCCCGGCCCACGGTGTATGCGCTCATTCAGAGCGGACGCATCCAGCGGGTGTATGTGGGTAAGGCCTCGCCGCGGATCACCCGGGAGAGCCTGGAGCGCTACCTGGAAACCCTGAAGCAGCCCGAGGCCCGCCAACCAGAAACAAAGAAGGGACTGGGGAGCGTGCTCGAGCGCTTTGGTTTGCGCATGGGGTAGGTCAGGACTCCGGCACCACCACCAGCGCCGCTACCTCTTCACCCAGCCGCTGGAAGTGGGTGGGGTTGAGGGTAATCA
The DNA window shown above is from Meiothermus sp. CFH 77666 and carries:
- a CDS encoding tyrosine-type recombinase/integrase, whose product is MQPDSLTAFAHYLEVEAQLSPRTVREYSTDVRLFRSWLDAAHPLTAWPEVAPSHLRGFLVARRFRPHRQARVLSALDKFFWYLLTVEKLPGLAGNPVDALTRPKLPERLPRYREVHEVQAFLEAALQNPSPTLGLRDYCLARFLVSSGLRLSACLGLTLDDVRYRDGFPYAVRYVGKGNKEREKVLTEGAAQALAQWLKHRKGYPAPSRHIWVHLQGRAAGQVMTPRAVQLMFKRVARRASLDPKGFSPHKLRHSFATWLRKKGVALDVIREALDHSSIQTTQIYARVGNEELEAALRAFPNVM
- a CDS encoding helix-turn-helix domain-containing protein; the protein is MEQPLFTIKEVCELLRVSRPTVYALIQSGRIQRVYVGKASPRITRESLERYLETLKQPEARQPETKKGLGSVLERFGLRMG